In Ornithodoros turicata isolate Travis unplaced genomic scaffold, ASM3712646v1 Chromosome87, whole genome shotgun sequence, the genomic stretch AAATCGTCAAGAGGACGGTGAGTCAGTGAAGGATTTCGTTGAGCGGTTGTCGGCAATCATTTCCCGCTGTGAATATGAAGGAGAGTCTGACGTCCGAGCATGTTCCCTGATGACAGCGTTCATCGTAGGCCTCCGGGATCAGCGCATCCGCGCGCGACTTGTTCTGGAAAAGACCTTGACAATGGACACAGCGATCCGGCTCGCTGAAAGTTTTCTGGCCGCGGAGGCAGAGTCGAAGCAGTTGCATGCAGGAACCCTCTGTGCACAAGGTGACAGTCAAGCCGGAGAGCAAGGAACGATGTTTCCGGTGTGGAAATTCAAACCACTCGCAAGAAACGTGCAGATTCCGCAACGAGGACACTCACGCCTGTGGCAAAACCGGACACATCTCGAAAATGTGTCGTTCATCCGCTTCACAGGGAACGCGGAAGAAAGGTAAACATTTTCGGAAGGTGAAGCTTGTGACCGACGTGTTTCTTGCGGACGGCCAAGACGGGAAGTTCATTGCTTGTAGTATCAAAGACAAGGACGTCATCCTGCAGGTCGATACGGGATCGCGGGCAACACTTCTGGATGAAAGGACGTTCAAGAGGTTGGGTGAGCCAGAGCTATACCAATCTCCGTACCGTCTTCGTGCTTTCAACAAGGACGAGATACCACTTCGTGGAGCAGCAGATCTCGATGTTTCCATAGGTGGAAGGGTAGAAAAGCTTCAGGCACTCTTTACCCGGATGGAACATACCAATCTGCTTGGAAGGGATTGATACGTGAGCTTGGCATCGACCTCAACACATTATTCGTGGGCAAGATATTGACAGCTCCGAAGTTGGAAGGCGTCTTAGGAACGTACCCGGATCTTTTTCGAAGCCAACTAGGAAGGTGCACCAAGGCTTTAGTCCACCTTCATCTCAAGAAAGACGCTGAGCCGAAATTCTTCAAGCCCCGGCCGATCCTTTTGCGTCTCGGGAAGCGGTTGAAGCTGACCTGCAACGGCAAGTACAGAATGGGGTGCTGGAACCTATCGAGGTGTCGGAATGGGCCACTCCCATTGTAGTGGTGCCCAAGCCAAATGGAGCCGTACGAGTCTGCGGAGACTTCAGCGTCACTGTGAATCCGCAGATCGAAATCGCACAGTTCCCGTTACCTAGACCTGAAGAACTTCTGGCGACATTAAATGGCGGTGAAAAGTTCACGAAATTAGACTTGTCCGAAGCATACCTACAGATGGAGCTGGACGAAGAAGCTAAGAAAATCTTGGTGATCAATACTCACAAGGGCCTTTTTCAATTCAATCGAATGCCCTTCGGCATCGCATCTGCCCCAGCCGTTTTCCAGCGTACTATGGAACAGGTGATCGCAGGGATTCCTTCTGTACCCTGTTATCTCGATGACATCATCGTGACTGGCCGAAACGACAAAGAGCATCTGGAAACCTTAGTGCAAGTTTTGTCACGTCTCCGCGAGTTCGGCTTCACTCTCAAGAGG encodes the following:
- the LOC135374628 gene encoding uncharacterized protein K02A2.6-like; the encoded protein is MQGDESRVISTGAGSDDGVRRFRSPGTFDPDKEDWNLYEIRFLAAIRVARVTDDADKSGLLISSLSPAVFKRLYNLLQPRNIMEVPFKDLTATLSDHFTPKRFKEFERYKLFSNRQEDGESVKDFVERLSAIISRCEYEGESDVRACSLMTAFIVGLRDQRIRARLVLEKTLTMDTAIRLAESFLAAEAESKQLHAGTLCAQGDSQAGEQGTMFPGTRKKGKHFRKVKLVTDVFLADGQDGKFIACSIKDKDVILQVDTGSRATLLDERTFKRLGEPELYQSPYRLRAFNKDEIPLRGAADLDVSIGGRGLIRELGIDLNTLFVGKILTAPKLEGVLGTYPDLFRSQLGRCTKALVHLHLKKDAEPKFFKPRPILLRLGKRLKLTCNVVPKPNGAVRVCGDFSVTVNPQIEIAQFPLPRPEELLATLNGGEKFTKLDLSEAYLQMELDEEAKKILVINTHKGLFQFNRMPFGIASAPAVFQRTMEQVIAGIPSVPCYLDDIIVTGRNDKEHLETLVQVLSRLREFGFTLKREKCAFLKRQVEYLGHVVTAEGF